CTCGCGCCGTTCCCCGGCGTGATCGGCGTCGCGCCCGCCGCGCCCGGCCCGCACCCCACCGCGCCGCCCCGCCCCGTGGGCGGCAACATGGACATCCGGCAACTCGTGACCGGCAGCACCCTCTGGCTGCCGGTCGAGGTGCCCGGCGCGCTTCTGTCGGCCGGGGACCTGCACGGCGCGCAGGGCGACGGGGAACTCTCGGGCACCGGCATCGAGACCGCCGGACAACTGACCCTGCGCGTCCACGTCGAGCCGCAGGCCGGGATCACCACCCCCGAATTCACCACCCCCACCAGCGGCGGCACCAGCCGGCAGTGGCACGCCACGACCGGCCACCACCCGGACCTGATGACCGCCGCCCGCACCGCCCTGCGCGTCCTGCTGCGCCGCCTGCAGACGCGCGGCCTGACCCTGGAGCAGGCGTACGTGCTGGCCAGCGCCTGCGTGGACCTGAAAATCAGCCAGATCGTGGACGCGCCCAACTACACGGTGAGCGCGTTCCTGCCGCTGGACATCTTCACGGAGGCCCAGGCCGGTTGAAGGACGGGAGGATCATGCCTCCAGGGCGGCGCGCAGGACCACCGGGTCCACGCATCGCCCGGCCTGCACGACCAGTCGGACGCCGCGCGTGGCGCGGATGTCGGCCGTGGGGTCAGCGCCGACTGCTTCATCGACGCCCGGCACCTGCCCCCGCACGCCGACCCCGAGGAGGCTCTCGACTCCCTGTTCCGCCACGCTACGCACCGCGAATTCAGCTGTGCCCTGAGTGATACGGACTCGGATTGAATGGTCTTTGCAGCCCATTCAATCGGAGTCTGTATGACTTCGCGCCCGGCTGGGGCCTGCGCCTGTACGCCACCCCGCACCCGCCCGGATTCGAGGTCATGAACGGCCCCCGCAGCGCCCGCCCGGTCAGCACCCTGCTGCGCATCGGACTGGCCCCACTGACCGACGAGGAATTCACGGGACGGCGCCGCTGACAGTCCATGACCGCGGGCGGGAGCAGGCGGCCCGGACACTCGAAAGTTTCCGGGCCTGCTCTGCGGTGCGGGTGGCGCTGTTTACTCCAGCGTCACGAGGTAGTCGTACAGGTCGGGGCCGCCGGCGTGCGCCTCGACTTCGACCATCGGGAAGGCGGCGCTGATCTTCGCGCTCAGGGCGTCGAGGTCCTCCTGGGTTTTCTGCGGGCCGCTGAAGACCGTGACGATCTCCTGTCCGCTGAAGTGGCGGTTGAGCATCTCCATGACGCTCTCTTCGGGCGTGCCGCCGCTCTGCACCAGTTCGTCGTCCATCAGGCCGATCACGTCGCCCTCGGCGATGTCCAGGGTGCGGCCGTCCTTCACGGTGATGTTGGTGGTGCGGCTGGCGCGCGTGACCTCGAAGGTCGTGACGGCGCGCGCGGCGTCGGTCATGCCGTCCACGAGGTCGGCAGCCGGGACGTCCGCGCTGAAGTTCAGGGCGGCCCCGATGCCCTGCCCGAGCGTGCGGGTGGGAATCACGACGGCGCGGCCTTCCATCAGTTCCATGGCCTTCTCGGCGGCCATCAGGACGTTCTTGTTGTTCGGGAGGATGATGACCTGCTCGGCGCTGACGCTCCGCACGGCGTCCACGATGTCCTGCACGCTGGGGTTGGCGGTCTGCCCGCCGGACACGATGCGCGCCCCGAACGACCGGAACAGTTTCACGAGGCCGTACCCGTTCGCCACGGCGACCAGGCCGCTGGGCGGGATTTCCTCCTCGGCGCGGGCGGACGCGCCGGCCATGCCGAGGATCTCGGTGTGCTGCTCGCTCATGTCCTCGACCTTGGTTTTGAGCATCTTGCCGTGACGGCCGACCGTGGCGAGCAGTTCGTCGGGCTGGTTGGTGTGAATGTGGCCCTTGACGTACCCTTCGGCACCCACGACCAGCAGGCTGTCCCCGAACGGGCTGACCAGTTCACGGATTTCCTCGATGGGCGCGGTGGCGTGGCTCATCAGGAACTCGGTGCAGAAGCCGAATTCCTCGTTCTCGAACTGCTCCTGCGCGTAACTGGTGATCTCGGGCGCGGGGGGCAGCGCCTCGCCGCGCAGCGCGGCCAGCATGCCCTGCACGAGGTACAGGTATCCCTGGCCGCCGCTGTCGATCACGCCCGCCTGCTTCAGCGCGGGCAGCATGTCGGGCGTCTGATCCAGCAGTTCCTGCCCGCGGAACAGCGCCTGTTCCAGGACGCCCTCGGCGGTGTCGGTCTCGCGGGGCAGCGCGGCGCCCTCGGCCACGCCGCGCGCGACGGTCAGGATGGTGCCCTCGACGGGTTTCATGACCGCGCCGTACCCGGTCTTCTGCGCGGCCTGGAACGCGCGCGTCAGGGTGGCGGTATCGACTTCCCGCGTGTCCTTGATGGTGTCCGCGAAGCCCTTGAGGAGCTGCGAGAGGATCACGCCGCTGTTGCCGCGCGCGCCGAGCAGGGCGCCGTAACTGATGGCGCGCGCCACGCCCGGCATGGAGTTCTCGTCGCAGGTGTCGAGTTCGCGCCGGACGGACTGCATGGTCAGGTGCATGTTCGTGCCGGTGTCGCCGTCCGGGACGGGGTAGACGTTCAGGGCGTTCACCTGCTCGCGGTACACGCCGAGCCAGTCGGTGGCGTAACGCAGCATGTGCGCCAGGGTGGCGGGGGCCAGGGTCGCGTGCCCGGCGGGCTGGGGGGCCTGGTCAGACACGCTGCACCCCGACGGCGTGCACGCGGATGGCGGTCAGTTCGGTGCCCGCCTGGGTTTTCAGGGTGTGTTCCACGCGCTCCACGATATTGCGCGCGACCGTGGGAATGCTGACGCCGTACGCGACGACCACGTACAGGTCCGCGGCGAGGCGGGTGCCGTCGCGGCTGATGACCACGCCGTCACTGACGTTCGCGCGCCCCAGCACCCGGCTGATGCCTTCTTTCAGGTTCGCGGGGGCCATGCCCACCACGCCCGGAATCTCGTGGGCGATCAGCCCGATAAGCGAGGCGAGGGCCGCCTCGGTGATTTGAATAGAGCCAGTCACAGTAAAGGGCAGTATACCGCCCGCCTGCTCGCTTCATGCCGACCGGTCCGCGCCGGGCCTGCTGTCCGGCGTGCCGGAACCTGCCGGGCGCGGGCCGTGCTGTACTGCGGGCATGCCCCTTGTCCAGAAGTTGGAGCGTGCCGATCTGACCCTCACGTTCGTCGGGACGGCCGACACCGACCGCGTGACCCGCGACCTGAAGCCCGGCGAGGTGCGCCTGCGTGCCCGCCGCGACTCGCACGACGAGGCCGCCGCCCTGACCCCCGCCAGCCCCGACGAGGCCCGCGAGGTCGGCGCGGCCCTGGCGCGACTGGCCCGCGAGCTGCGTGCCGCGTCCGTGCAGGTCGCCGCGACCCCGCACGCCGCCGCGCTGGCCGGGGCCGCCCTGGGCGGGGCGTGGCAGGACACCCGCTACCGCGCGCCCGCCGACCGCCCGGAACTGACCCTGGCCGCCGACGGCCTGGACGGCGCGGACGCTGCTCGCGTGACCGGCCTGCACGCCGGCGTGACCTTCGCCCGCGCCCTGACGGGCGCACCTGCCAACGTCCTGAACCCCGCCACGCTGGCCCGCGAGGCCCGCACCCTGGAACCCCTGGGCCTGGACGTGGACGTCTGGGACGGCGCGGACATCACGGCGCGCGGCATGGGCCTGCTGGCCGCCGTCGCCGCCGGCAGCACGCACGGCCCGCGCCTGATCCGCGTGACCATTCCCGCACGCGGCGAGGCCACGCAGGTGCTGGCCCTGGTCGGCAAGGGCATCACCTTCGACACCGGCGGGTACTCCATGAAACCCCCGGCCGGGATGTACGGCATGAAGAACGACATGGGCGGCGCGGCCGCCGTGCTGGGCGCCATGCGCGCCCTGGCCGACCTGCGCGCCCTCATCCCGGACGGCACCGAGGTCCGCGCGTACGTGGCCGCCGCCGAGAACATGGTCGGCCCGGACGCCATGCGCCCCGGCGACATCTACCGCGCCGCCAACGGCCTGCAGGTCGAGGTCACGAACACCGACGCCGAGGGCCGCCTCGTGCTGGCCGACACCCTGACCGTCGCCTGCCAGGAAGGCGCGACCGAACTCGTGGACCTCGCCACGCTGACCGGCGTGAAGATCAGCGCCCTGGGCAACGACATCGCCGCGCTGTTCAGCAGCGACCCTGCCCTCACCGACCGCCTGAAGGCGGCCGCGCTGGCCGCCGGGGAACCCGTGTGGGAACTCCCGCTGCACCAGCCGTACCTGAAAGCCTTCCAGAAGGGCACGCTGGCCGACCTGAAGAACAGCGACATGGCCCCCGCCGGAGGCAGCATCAAGGCCGCGCTGTTCCTTCAGCAGTTCGTCACCCGCCCCTGGGCGCACCTGGACATCGCCGGGAACGCTGCCCGCGACGAGAACGCCACCGGCTGGGGCGTGGGCACCCTCGTCGAGTACGTGCTGGCTCGCTGAGCCAGGGGAGTGGGCCGGGGGGTGAATGGCCCGCTCCCTGAGCGCCGGGCTACATGCTGGGGTGCAGGCGGCCGCGCAGCATCAGGCGCATGCGCTGGCCCAGGCGTTTGTACGCGGGCGGGGCGTGCCGCGCGCCGAAGTCGACGGTGGCCTCCTCGCTGCCCACGTCATGCCCGTACTTCTGGGTCAGGAAGTACCGGTGGTCCATGATCCACAGGTACAGGTCCGCCTCGGTCCGGCCGGGGAAGCGGGTCATGACGTCGTGCTTCTCGATGTTCTCCACGATGCGGGCGTACATGCGGCGGTACCAGCTCTCGACGGCCTCCTCGAAGGTCACGGGGGGCAGCCCGGCGCGTTCGGGTTTGCGGTCTAGGAAGTACTGGCGGGTGCGGATGTGTTCCAGCAGCCGCTCGTACCGGCCGGGCGTCGTGAAACGGATGTCGCGGTGGTGAGGCACGACCAGGTCGAGGTTGGTGCTTTTCAGGAACTGCGCGTACTCGCCCTTGATGATCAGGTCCTTGAGGGTGTCGTCCTCCTCGGGCGGCACGGCGACGTGCAACTCGATCACGTAGGCGTCGATGTACTTCTGCCCCTGGCGCCGGGCGACGGACACGCGGTGGTTGCCGTCCTTCACGAAGTACAGGTCCCCGACCTTGTACACCTGGATGGGCGGCAGCTCCTTGCCCTGAAGCTGCGCCGAGCGCACCCCGATCCAGCGTTCGTCCAGGTGGCGTTCCTTGGGCAGGTAGTGCCGGTCGAACTCGCGGTAACGGTCCACCGACCCGATGATGTGATCGACCTCGATGGTCTGGAGGCCCCGCTGGAACTCGCCGTCCGGCGCGAGGTGACGGACCCATTCGAAGGGCAGCAGTTCGTTCGGCTGGCGGCGCAGGATGGCCAGCAGGTCCCGGACGTCACCCAGGAAGCGGGCGCGTTCGACTTCGTGCTTGGCCTGATCAAATGCGGACATGGGGCTCAACTCTCCTTGCGCCCGCTGCTGGGCGCGACTGGGCCGGGAGCCTGCCGTCAACGGGGGAAGAGGTCAGGACCCCCGGTCGTGCCTTCAGGATACACCGGCCGGATGGGCTCCCTGTCCCGCAGGGTGCGCCGGGGCTGTCACCTGCCCGTCAGGGGGGCGCGGGCCTATCGGGAAACTTCATGTGCGCCCGCGATGGTGTCCTGCGCCCTGTGCGGGGCGGGGCCGGGCCGTGTTGAATGCGGACATGCTCGGGAAATTCTTCAAGAAACCGGCGGACGACATGGGAGGCCGCGTGCCGCCCGGCCAGACGCTCACGACCCGCTTTCCGGTCCTGACGTACGGCCCCACGCAGCACTACGCGCCGCAGGACGTGGTGATCCGCGTGACCGGACTGGCCGAGGAGAAGACCCTGACCTGGGCGGACCTGATGGCCCTGCCGCAGACCACCCTGACGTACGACATCCACTGCGTGACGCACTGGAGCAAACTGGACACCACCTGGACCGGCGTGCGCGTCGTGGACCTGATGGAGCACCTGCAACTGAAACCCGGCGCGACGCACGTCATGCAGCACTCGGTGGGCGGGTACACCACCAACCTGAGCCTGGAGGACTTCACGCGGCCCGAGAACCTGCTGGCCCACACCTTCGACGGGCAACCCCTGGACGCCGAGCACGGCGGCCCGCTGCGGCTGGTCGTGCCGCACCTGTACTTCTGGAAGAGTGCCAAGTGGCTGACCGGCCTGGAATTCATGGCCGGCGACCGGCCCGGTTTCTGGGAGAAGAACGGCTACCACATGCGCGGCGATCCCTTCATCGAGGAGCGCTACGACGACGACTGAGCGGCCGACGGCAGACGCGGCAGCCGACCTGACCGGTGCGGGCGAGTACCTCGTGCCGGACGTGCTGCGCCCCGGCCTGACGCTGGTGCTCGTCGGCACGGCGCCCAGCCGCATCAGCGCCGCCGCCCGCGCGTACTACGCCAATCCGGGCAACAAGTTCTGGCGCACCCTGCACGCCGTGGGCCTGACCCCCACCCTGCTCGACCCGCAGGAGTACCCCCGGCTGCCGGAGTTCGGGATCGGCCTGACCGACGTGGCCAAACGGCACAGCGGCGTGGACGCCGCCCTGCCCGCCCACGCCTTCGCGCCCGACGAACTGCGCGGCAAGCTGCGCCGCGACCGGCCACGCCTCGTGGCGTTCACGAGTAAACGCGGCGCGGCCGAGACGCTCGGCGTACCGACCGCCCGCCTCCCGTACGGCCCGCAGCTGGACCCACTGGAAGGCGCGGAGGTCTGGGTGCTGCCCAGCACCAGTCCACTGGCGCACTCTCACTTTGTGCTGGAACCCTGGCAGGCACTCGCGGCGCGGGTCGCCGCCCTGCGCCGCGACCCGCCCGACCCCACCCGGCCCTAAGCCGTTGCAGTCAGGGACGCTGCGCCAATATGCGCGGGTGGACAGGCGGGCCGTCTGGGAGAATGCGCCGCATGACCCGCTCCTTCGCCGTGGACCTCCGGGGCCTGATCGACCTGCTCAGCGAACACCTGTACGCCGGGCCGGAAGTGTACGTCCGTGAACTCATGCAGAACGGCGTGGACGCCATCCGCGCCCGCACCGACCTGGGCGGCGCCTTCAGCCCCGCCCTGACCTTCGACGTGCAGGAGGGCCGCCTGACCTTCACCGACAACGGCGTGGGCCTGTCCCCGGACGACATTCACACCTTCCTGGCGACCATCGGCCGGTCCTCCAAGCGCGGCAGCGTGGAATTCATCGGTCAGTTCGGCATCGGGCTGCTCGCCTGCTTCCTGGTCAGCGAGGAGATCGAACTGGTGTCCCGCTCGGCACGCGGCACGCCGCCCGTGCGCTGGGTGGGCCGCGCGGACGGCTCGTACACCCTGCTGACCGGCCAGGACGCCGCGCTGCCGGACGGGCCGGTCGGCACGCAGATCACCCTGCGCGCCCGCCCGGACCGCGCCGCGTTCCTGCTGCCCGACCGGGTGGCCTCCTGGGCCGCCGAGTACGGCGCGCTGCTGCCCTACCCCGTCACCCTGGTCGGTCCCGCCGGGTCTGTGTCCCTGAACGCCACGGGCGCGCCCTGGCTGGACCACTCGCGCGGTGAGGAGGCCCGCCGCGCCGCGACGCTCGCGTACGGCGAGGCGCTGCTGAACGCCCCCCCGCTGGACTTCGTGGACGTGAACACCCGCGCCGGGGCCGTGCGTGGCGTGGCGTTCATCCTGCCCTGGACCCCCAGCCTGGACGCCCGCGGGCACCACCGGGTGTACGTGCGGCACATGCTGCTCTCGGAACAGGAGGAGCAGCTGACGCCCCGCTGGGCGTTCTTCGTGAAGACCGTACTGGACGCCGGGACGCTGCGTCCCAACGCCGCCCGCGACGCCCTGCGCGACGACGCCGACCTGCACGCCGCCCGCGAGGAGATCGCCGGGACGCTGCGCGACTGGCTGCTGCGGCTGGCGCGCGAGCAGCCGGGCCGCCTGCGGGAACTGATCACGCTGCACTACCTGAGCATCAAGGCGCTGGCCGCCGAGGACGACGGCTTCCTGACGCTGTTCCTGCCGTGGCTGCCGTTCGAGTCCAGCGCCGGCCGGCAGACGCTGCCGGAACTGCTGGAACGCAGCGGTGGGGAACTGCGTTTCGTGGCGGACCTGAACCTGTACCGGCAGGCGGCGCAGCTCGCGGCGCCCGGCGGGCCGCCCGTCATTCACGCCGTGTACACCTACGACCACACCCTGCTGGAACGCTACGGCGCCCTGAACCCGCAGGTGCGCGTCACGCGCCTGAGCGCCGCCGATCTGGTGCAGGACCTCGCGCCGCCCACCCCGGCCGAACGCCGCGCGACCGCCACGCTGCTGGCCGCCGCGCAGGACACCCTGGCCCCGCTGGACGCCGGGGTGCGCCTGAGTCACTTCGAACCGGCCGCGCTGTGCGCCATGGCCTTTCCCGGCGCGCAACGCGACCTGCACCTGACCCGGCAGGCCGTCGGGCCGTCCGGCGGGCTGTGGGCGGACCTGCTCGACGACCTGAGGGACGTGAGCGGCGACAGCTACGCCATGGACGTCCACTTCAACCTGAACCACCCGCTCGTGCAGCGGGCCGCGCACCTGCCCGACGGGCCGCTGCTGCGCCGCGTGCTGGGCATGCTGTACGTGCAGGCCCTGCTGCTGGGCCACCACCCCCTGACCGCGCGGGAACTGGAACTGCTGAACGGCGGTCTGCTCGACCTGATCGGCGCCGCCCTCGGCGACCCGGACGCCAGCCGTCCCGCCCCGCACCTGAACTGACCGCCCCCGACCCACACCACACCCCGAGGAGTCCACCATGACCCACACCACCCTTGAAGAGGCGCAGAACCTCCCGCACGGCCCACAGCGCCTCGCCCTCGTCGAGGAGGCCGTCCGTCAGGCCG
Above is a genomic segment from Deinococcus depolymerans containing:
- a CDS encoding DUF4032 domain-containing protein, encoding MSAFDQAKHEVERARFLGDVRDLLAILRRQPNELLPFEWVRHLAPDGEFQRGLQTIEVDHIIGSVDRYREFDRHYLPKERHLDERWIGVRSAQLQGKELPPIQVYKVGDLYFVKDGNHRVSVARRQGQKYIDAYVIELHVAVPPEEDDTLKDLIIKGEYAQFLKSTNLDLVVPHHRDIRFTTPGRYERLLEHIRTRQYFLDRKPERAGLPPVTFEEAVESWYRRMYARIVENIEKHDVMTRFPGRTEADLYLWIMDHRYFLTQKYGHDVGSEEATVDFGARHAPPAYKRLGQRMRLMLRGRLHPSM
- a CDS encoding acetamidase/formamidase family protein — protein: MTYHLGTGAIHTVWDQALPPALTIDSGDTVTLDTLDASDGGVARRVAGGDLNAPDNLRALIVADAHPERPGPRGHPLTGPVHVRGAQPGDALRIEILDVQTASWGWTGCRPDGIGLLDAALAAEGLRAYTHFWDLRARTHTDFLPGIRLPLAPFPGVIGVAPAAPGPHPTAPPRPVGGNMDIRQLVTGSTLWLPVEVPGALLSAGDLHGAQGDGELSGTGIETAGQLTLRVHVEPQAGITTPEFTTPTSGGTSRQWHATTGHHPDLMTAARTALRVLLRRLQTRGLTLEQAYVLASACVDLKISQIVDAPNYTVSAFLPLDIFTEAQAG
- a CDS encoding Asp23/Gls24 family envelope stress response protein, with product MTGSIQITEAALASLIGLIAHEIPGVVGMAPANLKEGISRVLGRANVSDGVVISRDGTRLAADLYVVVAYGVSIPTVARNIVERVEHTLKTQAGTELTAIRVHAVGVQRV
- a CDS encoding DAK2 domain-containing protein; amino-acid sequence: MLRYATDWLGVYREQVNALNVYPVPDGDTGTNMHLTMQSVRRELDTCDENSMPGVARAISYGALLGARGNSGVILSQLLKGFADTIKDTREVDTATLTRAFQAAQKTGYGAVMKPVEGTILTVARGVAEGAALPRETDTAEGVLEQALFRGQELLDQTPDMLPALKQAGVIDSGGQGYLYLVQGMLAALRGEALPPAPEITSYAQEQFENEEFGFCTEFLMSHATAPIEEIRELVSPFGDSLLVVGAEGYVKGHIHTNQPDELLATVGRHGKMLKTKVEDMSEQHTEILGMAGASARAEEEIPPSGLVAVANGYGLVKLFRSFGARIVSGGQTANPSVQDIVDAVRSVSAEQVIILPNNKNVLMAAEKAMELMEGRAVVIPTRTLGQGIGAALNFSADVPAADLVDGMTDAARAVTTFEVTRASRTTNITVKDGRTLDIAEGDVIGLMDDELVQSGGTPEESVMEMLNRHFSGQEIVTVFSGPQKTQEDLDALSAKISAAFPMVEVEAHAGGPDLYDYLVTLE
- a CDS encoding HSP90 family protein, with the protein product MTRSFAVDLRGLIDLLSEHLYAGPEVYVRELMQNGVDAIRARTDLGGAFSPALTFDVQEGRLTFTDNGVGLSPDDIHTFLATIGRSSKRGSVEFIGQFGIGLLACFLVSEEIELVSRSARGTPPVRWVGRADGSYTLLTGQDAALPDGPVGTQITLRARPDRAAFLLPDRVASWAAEYGALLPYPVTLVGPAGSVSLNATGAPWLDHSRGEEARRAATLAYGEALLNAPPLDFVDVNTRAGAVRGVAFILPWTPSLDARGHHRVYVRHMLLSEQEEQLTPRWAFFVKTVLDAGTLRPNAARDALRDDADLHAAREEIAGTLRDWLLRLAREQPGRLRELITLHYLSIKALAAEDDGFLTLFLPWLPFESSAGRQTLPELLERSGGELRFVADLNLYRQAAQLAAPGGPPVIHAVYTYDHTLLERYGALNPQVRVTRLSAADLVQDLAPPTPAERRATATLLAAAQDTLAPLDAGVRLSHFEPAALCAMAFPGAQRDLHLTRQAVGPSGGLWADLLDDLRDVSGDSYAMDVHFNLNHPLVQRAAHLPDGPLLRRVLGMLYVQALLLGHHPLTARELELLNGGLLDLIGAALGDPDASRPAPHLN
- a CDS encoding mismatch-specific DNA-glycosylase, with product MPDVLRPGLTLVLVGTAPSRISAAARAYYANPGNKFWRTLHAVGLTPTLLDPQEYPRLPEFGIGLTDVAKRHSGVDAALPAHAFAPDELRGKLRRDRPRLVAFTSKRGAAETLGVPTARLPYGPQLDPLEGAEVWVLPSTSPLAHSHFVLEPWQALAARVAALRRDPPDPTRP
- a CDS encoding leucyl aminopeptidase family protein — protein: MPLVQKLERADLTLTFVGTADTDRVTRDLKPGEVRLRARRDSHDEAAALTPASPDEAREVGAALARLARELRAASVQVAATPHAAALAGAALGGAWQDTRYRAPADRPELTLAADGLDGADAARVTGLHAGVTFARALTGAPANVLNPATLAREARTLEPLGLDVDVWDGADITARGMGLLAAVAAGSTHGPRLIRVTIPARGEATQVLALVGKGITFDTGGYSMKPPAGMYGMKNDMGGAAAVLGAMRALADLRALIPDGTEVRAYVAAAENMVGPDAMRPGDIYRAANGLQVEVTNTDAEGRLVLADTLTVACQEGATELVDLATLTGVKISALGNDIAALFSSDPALTDRLKAAALAAGEPVWELPLHQPYLKAFQKGTLADLKNSDMAPAGGSIKAALFLQQFVTRPWAHLDIAGNAARDENATGWGVGTLVEYVLAR
- a CDS encoding sulfite oxidase-like oxidoreductase, yielding MLGKFFKKPADDMGGRVPPGQTLTTRFPVLTYGPTQHYAPQDVVIRVTGLAEEKTLTWADLMALPQTTLTYDIHCVTHWSKLDTTWTGVRVVDLMEHLQLKPGATHVMQHSVGGYTTNLSLEDFTRPENLLAHTFDGQPLDAEHGGPLRLVVPHLYFWKSAKWLTGLEFMAGDRPGFWEKNGYHMRGDPFIEERYDDD